In the Castor canadensis chromosome 1, mCasCan1.hap1v2, whole genome shotgun sequence genome, ATTGTAAGTGATATTTAATAGAAGGAATTGCATATGTTTCCCTGTTCTTTTTATGGCACATTTTACATCTTTATTCCTCAAGCTATAGATCAAAGGATTCAACATTGGAATAATGAGTGTATAAAATATAGAAGACACTTTATCAGTATCAAGGGAATGACTGGACTTGGGTTGCACGTATATAGATATCAACGTTGCATAGAAGACTATGACCACTGTCAGGTGGGACccacaggtggagaaagccttGCACCTCCCCTTTGCAGAGCTCATCTTGAGAACAGCTATAAGGATGAGCAGGTAGGACACAAGGACCAacagaagagaggaaatcaaattaAAAGCTGCAAAGATCATAATAAGTAATTCAATGTCATGTGCTTCTGAGCAGATCAAAGATAATAAAGGCATGCTATCACAGTAGAAATGATTGATGACATTGTAGCCACAGAAGGATAAAGTGAAAATCTTAATAGTGACTAAGAGAGACACAAATGCACAGTAGAGATAGGGGACTGTCACCAGTACCCAACATACTCTTTGTGACATGATGACTGTATAGAGCATTg is a window encoding:
- the LOC109683342 gene encoding olfactory receptor 8K3-like, whose translation is MEKNNLTVVSEFILMGITDRPELQTTLFGLFFIIYVSTVVGNLGMIILTMVDSRLKTPMYFFLRHLAFTDLGYSTAIEPKMLVNFIVDQNTISYAFCAAQLAFFFLFIGSELFILSAMSYDRYVAICNPMLYTVIMSQRVCWVLVTVPYLYCAFVSLLVTIKIFTLSFCGYNVINHFYCDSMPLLSLICSEAHDIELLIMIFAAFNLISSLLLVLVSYLLILIAVLKMSSAKGRCKAFSTCGSHLTVVIVFYATLISIYVQPKSSHSLDTDKVSSIFYTLIIPMLNPLIYSLRNKDVKCAIKRTGKHMQFLLLNITYNICPSYQF